The following are from one region of the Streptomyces rubrogriseus genome:
- a CDS encoding ROK family transcriptional regulator: MATTGTDMSRMREMNQLSIVGALRGNPPSTVTELASRSGLSRPAVDVLVQSLVADGWAEVEEPGASSVVGRPARRYRFRATAGHVLGIDIGVHKILVVLSDLEGNLVRTVRHPAAPEAAPAERLAAVDRVVDEVLASAGMAPGDIWAVTVGVTGPVDRSGRTTLSSPLPGWSEADPAAHLGARFSCPVQVENDCKLAAVAERWRGAAQDADDIVYLLAGLRTGAGLILDGTLRRGHGGAAGEIGALKAVRWLTAPDHLQTCPGMPATAAEGEAAAWVFQAARDGDRDARTAVRRYTRDLAVGVAALVLALDPQVVVYGGGFSRSADVVLGPLHRELTKHCLRMPELRASTLGDESVALGAVRLALDEVDSRLLSDGLAAPSAPRR; the protein is encoded by the coding sequence ATGGCGACGACCGGAACGGACATGTCCCGGATGCGCGAGATGAACCAGCTGTCCATCGTGGGAGCACTGCGCGGCAACCCGCCGTCCACGGTCACCGAGCTGGCGTCCCGCTCCGGCCTGTCCCGTCCCGCGGTGGACGTGCTGGTGCAGTCCCTGGTCGCCGACGGCTGGGCGGAGGTGGAGGAGCCGGGGGCCAGCAGTGTGGTGGGTCGTCCCGCGCGCCGTTACCGGTTCCGGGCCACCGCCGGGCACGTGCTGGGCATCGACATCGGCGTGCACAAGATCCTCGTAGTCCTCAGCGACCTGGAGGGGAACCTGGTGCGCACGGTGCGCCACCCGGCCGCCCCGGAGGCGGCGCCCGCCGAGCGGCTGGCGGCGGTGGACCGGGTCGTCGACGAGGTGCTGGCAAGCGCGGGCATGGCGCCGGGCGACATCTGGGCGGTGACCGTCGGGGTGACCGGTCCGGTAGACCGCAGCGGCCGGACGACGCTGTCCAGCCCGCTGCCCGGCTGGAGCGAGGCCGACCCGGCCGCCCACCTCGGTGCCCGGTTCTCCTGCCCCGTGCAGGTGGAGAACGACTGCAAGCTGGCCGCCGTCGCCGAACGGTGGCGGGGCGCCGCGCAGGACGCCGACGACATCGTGTACCTCCTCGCCGGGCTGCGCACCGGCGCCGGTCTCATCCTCGACGGCACCCTGCGCCGGGGCCACGGCGGCGCCGCGGGAGAGATCGGCGCGCTCAAGGCCGTACGGTGGCTCACCGCGCCCGACCACCTGCAGACCTGCCCCGGAATGCCGGCCACCGCCGCGGAGGGCGAGGCGGCGGCCTGGGTCTTCCAGGCCGCCCGGGACGGCGACCGGGACGCCCGGACGGCCGTCCGGCGCTACACCCGCGACCTCGCGGTGGGGGTGGCCGCCCTGGTCCTCGCCCTGGACCCGCAGGTCGTCGTCTACGGCGGCGGGTTCTCCCGCTCCGCCGACGTGGTCCTCGGTCCCCTGCACCGCGAACTGACCAAGCACTGTCTGCGGATGCCCGAGCTGCGCGCCTCCACGCTCGGCGACGAGAGCGTGGCGCTGGGGGCGGTGCGGCTGGCCCTGGACGAGGTCGACAGCCGGCTGCTGAGCGACGGTCTTGCGGCGCCCAGCGCACCCCGACGCTGA
- a CDS encoding glycoside hydrolase family 36 protein has translation MAQLVELGGRTLAVELAGDAPPRAVEGGLLLPPGRIAVLHGLGDALFYRHGHNSWSPCGWRRLSEAPLRIESAERRLTADDTVWDDPARHHSSAVAALEGPDGRVLLLGALGLDVPRLTADRDTLAGWCERDGAPWFLALGSEEEVFAAYARHLGDRLGRSDKRAGNVWCSWYAYYESITEEQLTKDVTALRGLPFDVVQVDDGWERAVGDWEANDKFPSGMRALADRITDAGLRPGLWIAPFIVLPGSRTARQRPELLLRDGRGEPVVAGHNWGVGYWALDLTLPAAQEHLRETIHRVVREWGFSYLKLDFVGAGAVPGVRFADVGREEAYRTGLSIVRETAGPDAYLLGSGAPLLPSLGLVDAIRSGPDVAPMWEHYATQDPSDALARNAVVNTVHRLWQSALLEVDPDVVYFRSRLNLLTDQQQGLLRDLADVCGFRAVSDPPGWLRPEELQAMEAYLTGRPEVRRLGRYRFALDGREVDFGAAVAPGDEQRYPIA, from the coding sequence ATGGCCCAGCTCGTAGAACTCGGCGGGCGCACCCTCGCCGTCGAGCTCGCAGGCGACGCGCCGCCCCGAGCCGTGGAAGGCGGCCTGCTGCTGCCACCCGGCCGGATCGCCGTGCTCCACGGTCTCGGGGACGCGCTCTTCTACCGTCACGGACACAACTCGTGGAGCCCGTGCGGCTGGCGCCGGCTCTCCGAGGCGCCGCTGCGGATCGAGAGCGCCGAACGCCGTCTGACCGCCGACGACACCGTGTGGGACGATCCCGCCCGCCACCACTCGTCCGCCGTCGCCGCCCTGGAGGGGCCGGACGGGCGGGTGCTGCTGCTCGGCGCGCTCGGCCTCGACGTCCCCCGCCTGACCGCCGACCGGGACACCCTCGCCGGGTGGTGCGAGCGCGACGGTGCCCCCTGGTTCCTCGCCCTCGGCAGCGAGGAGGAGGTGTTCGCCGCCTACGCCCGGCACCTCGGCGACCGGCTCGGGCGCAGCGACAAGCGGGCCGGCAACGTGTGGTGCAGCTGGTACGCGTACTACGAGAGCATCACCGAGGAGCAGCTCACCAAGGACGTCACGGCGCTGCGCGGCCTGCCCTTCGACGTCGTCCAGGTCGACGACGGCTGGGAGCGGGCGGTGGGCGACTGGGAGGCCAACGACAAGTTCCCGTCCGGGATGCGCGCGCTGGCCGACCGGATCACGGACGCCGGGCTGCGGCCCGGACTGTGGATCGCCCCGTTCATCGTCCTGCCCGGCTCCCGCACCGCCCGGCAGCGGCCCGAGCTGCTGCTGCGCGACGGGCGCGGCGAGCCGGTGGTCGCCGGGCACAACTGGGGCGTCGGCTACTGGGCGCTCGACCTCACGCTGCCCGCGGCGCAGGAGCACCTGCGCGAGACGATCCACCGGGTCGTCCGGGAGTGGGGGTTCAGCTACCTCAAGCTCGACTTCGTCGGCGCCGGCGCCGTGCCCGGCGTGCGTTTCGCCGACGTGGGCCGCGAGGAGGCCTACCGCACCGGCCTCTCGATCGTCCGCGAGACGGCGGGCCCGGACGCCTACCTCCTCGGCAGCGGTGCCCCGCTGCTGCCCTCGCTGGGGCTGGTCGACGCCATCCGCAGCGGTCCCGACGTCGCACCGATGTGGGAGCACTACGCCACGCAGGACCCGTCCGACGCGCTGGCCCGCAATGCCGTCGTCAACACGGTGCACCGGTTGTGGCAGTCAGCGCTGCTGGAGGTCGACCCGGACGTCGTGTACTTCCGCAGCCGCCTGAACCTGCTGACCGACCAGCAGCAGGGGCTGCTGCGCGACCTGGCCGACGTCTGCGGGTTCCGGGCCGTCTCCGACCCGCCGGGATGGCTGCGCCCGGAGGAACTGCAGGCGATGGAGGCGTACTTGACCGGCCGCCCGGAGGTGCGCCGGCTCGGGCGCTACCGCTTCGCGCTCGACGGCCGGGAGGTGGACTTCGGCGCGGCCGTGGCACCCGGCGACGAGCAGCGCTATCCCATCGCCTGA
- a CDS encoding ABC transporter substrate-binding protein: MRPRHLRAGAALLCLAALTTLVSCGSSDEAGDGRTTVDYWLWDDLQLPAYQECATAFEKANPDIAVRITQTAWNQYWQNLTTQLVSGEAPDVWTNQATYYPQFAAGNQLLDLQPYVERDGLDVSAYQAGLADTWVKDDKRYGLPKDWDTMAVVYNTGMLKKQGVDPAALNDLTWNPADGGTLEQVIARATVDSEGRNGLDPAFDKDHVEVYGFLPEWADGAQGQNGWGNFAAANGFEYLDKNPWGTHYKFDDPRLAETVSWFRHLIDKGYAPRLDQQSSVARTELLIAGKGAMSLAGSFTVSSFTGPKVEQDFGFAAMPVGPAGRKSALNGLADSVWAGTDHKEEAWKWVKYLASADCQDRVAAHGVVFPALRSSTEKALAAHEADGDDVRAFTDAVGTKGVAFQLPVTEHGTEISPLVQDAIQSAILGQEDAADALESVNGKVNDLFD; the protein is encoded by the coding sequence ATGAGACCCCGACACCTGCGCGCCGGCGCGGCCCTGCTGTGTCTGGCCGCCCTCACCACCCTCGTCTCCTGCGGCAGCTCGGACGAGGCGGGCGACGGGCGGACCACCGTCGACTACTGGCTGTGGGACGACCTCCAGCTCCCCGCCTACCAGGAGTGCGCGACCGCCTTCGAGAAGGCCAACCCGGACATCGCCGTCAGGATCACGCAGACCGCCTGGAACCAGTACTGGCAGAACCTCACCACGCAACTGGTCTCCGGCGAGGCGCCGGACGTGTGGACCAACCAGGCCACCTACTATCCGCAGTTCGCCGCCGGCAACCAGCTCCTGGACCTCCAGCCCTACGTGGAGCGGGACGGGCTCGACGTCTCCGCCTACCAGGCGGGCCTCGCCGACACCTGGGTGAAGGACGACAAGCGCTACGGCCTGCCCAAGGACTGGGACACCATGGCCGTCGTCTACAACACCGGCATGCTGAAGAAGCAGGGCGTGGACCCCGCCGCCCTGAACGACCTGACGTGGAACCCGGCGGACGGCGGCACCCTGGAGCAGGTGATCGCCAGGGCCACGGTGGACAGCGAGGGCCGCAACGGTCTCGACCCCGCCTTCGACAAGGACCACGTGGAGGTCTACGGCTTCCTGCCCGAATGGGCCGACGGTGCCCAGGGCCAGAACGGCTGGGGCAACTTCGCCGCCGCCAACGGGTTCGAGTACCTCGACAAGAACCCCTGGGGCACGCACTACAAGTTCGACGACCCCAGACTCGCCGAGACCGTCTCGTGGTTCCGGCACCTGATCGACAAGGGCTACGCACCCCGCCTCGACCAGCAGTCGAGCGTGGCCAGGACCGAACTGCTCATCGCCGGGAAGGGCGCCATGTCGCTCGCGGGCTCCTTCACCGTCTCCAGCTTCACCGGCCCCAAGGTCGAGCAGGACTTCGGGTTCGCGGCGATGCCGGTCGGCCCGGCCGGCCGCAAGAGCGCCCTGAACGGTCTCGCGGACTCCGTATGGGCCGGCACGGACCACAAGGAGGAGGCGTGGAAGTGGGTCAAGTACCTCGCGTCGGCCGACTGCCAGGACCGGGTCGCCGCGCACGGTGTCGTCTTTCCCGCCCTGAGGAGTTCCACCGAGAAGGCCCTCGCCGCCCACGAGGCCGACGGTGACGACGTGCGCGCCTTCACCGACGCCGTCGGGACGAAGGGCGTCGCCTTCCAGCTTCCCGTCACCGAGCACGGCACCGAGATCAGCCCCCTCGTGCAGGACGCCATCCAGTCGGCGATCCTCGGCCAGGAGGACGCCGCCGATGCCCTGGAGTCGGTCAACGGCAAGGTGAACGACCTCTTCGACTAG
- a CDS encoding carbohydrate ABC transporter permease: MTRIRTRVSPGRIAAWAVLVVALFATVFPFYWMVRTALTPAADLYTDSTGLVPDHPTMINFLRVLGLTSQEEAVAAGGSGAQVDFLRYLLNSVVYSGLIAVLQTLFCAMAGYAFARLRFPGRDVVFGVLVGALMVPPIFTVLPNFVLVKDLGWLNTFVGMVAPSVLMTPFAVFFLRQFFLSVPREVEEAAILDGVGPWGIFWRVVMPMTRGPLLTVGLTTTVWAWKDYLWPLLSGRDEETRVLTVALGIFQQQSPNTQPDWTGLMAGSALSVLPVLVLLILLGRRLVESLNFTGMK, translated from the coding sequence ATGACACGCATCAGGACCAGAGTCTCCCCCGGCCGGATCGCCGCGTGGGCCGTGCTCGTCGTCGCGCTGTTCGCGACCGTCTTCCCCTTCTACTGGATGGTCCGCACCGCGCTGACCCCGGCGGCCGACCTGTACACCGACTCCACCGGGCTGGTCCCGGACCACCCCACGATGATCAACTTCCTGCGGGTGCTGGGACTGACCAGCCAGGAGGAAGCCGTGGCGGCAGGCGGCTCCGGCGCACAGGTCGACTTCCTGCGGTACCTGCTCAACTCGGTGGTCTACAGCGGGCTGATCGCGGTGCTGCAGACGCTGTTCTGCGCGATGGCCGGCTACGCCTTCGCCCGGCTGCGCTTCCCCGGCCGCGACGTGGTCTTCGGGGTGCTCGTCGGCGCGCTGATGGTGCCCCCGATCTTCACCGTGCTGCCCAACTTCGTGCTGGTGAAGGACCTGGGCTGGCTGAACACCTTCGTCGGCATGGTCGCGCCGAGCGTGCTGATGACGCCGTTCGCGGTCTTCTTCCTGCGGCAGTTCTTCCTGTCGGTCCCCCGCGAGGTGGAGGAGGCCGCAATCCTGGACGGCGTGGGTCCCTGGGGGATCTTCTGGCGGGTGGTGATGCCCATGACCCGCGGCCCGCTGCTCACCGTCGGACTCACCACCACGGTGTGGGCCTGGAAGGACTATCTGTGGCCGCTGCTGTCCGGCCGGGACGAGGAGACGCGGGTACTCACCGTCGCCCTCGGCATCTTCCAGCAGCAGTCGCCCAACACCCAGCCCGACTGGACCGGGCTGATGGCGGGGTCCGCCCTCTCCGTGCTGCCCGTGCTCGTCCTCCTGATCCTCCTCGGCCGCCGGCTCGTCGAGTCCCTGAACTTCACCGGCATGAAGTGA
- a CDS encoding carbohydrate ABC transporter permease: MGAHTAVAPPHPGAGTSPGGAPAPHRPRRPRDDRKAAWLFLAPALLGFALFYAYPTVRGIYYSLTDYSLIATPDFVGGDNYSRLIGDEQFWNALQVTGYYVLVNIVSQTLLALVLATLMHRLTRSVALRAMLLVPWLVPNVTVGLLWMWLLDTNLGLVNHVLNSLGVGTTGFFTSPDWAMPSVAAVNTWAYTGYTALLLYAGMLQVPQYLYESASLDGAGEWRMFTRITLPLLRPVLSLVLVVSLIGSFQIFDTIAVTTKGGPVSATRVIYYYIYEQAFTNFHMGYASAVAVVLALILGVLTAVQMRLLRASRSDLA, encoded by the coding sequence ATGGGCGCACACACGGCGGTGGCGCCACCGCATCCAGGTGCCGGTACGTCGCCGGGCGGGGCCCCGGCGCCGCACCGGCCTCGCCGGCCCCGCGACGACCGGAAGGCGGCGTGGCTGTTCCTGGCGCCGGCCCTGCTCGGCTTCGCGCTCTTCTACGCGTATCCGACCGTGCGGGGCATCTACTACTCGCTCACCGACTACAGCCTCATCGCCACGCCCGACTTCGTCGGCGGGGACAACTACAGCCGGCTGATCGGCGACGAGCAGTTCTGGAACGCGCTGCAGGTCACCGGCTACTACGTCCTGGTGAACATCGTGTCGCAGACCCTGCTGGCACTGGTCCTGGCGACGCTGATGCACCGTCTGACCAGGTCGGTGGCACTGCGGGCGATGCTGCTGGTCCCCTGGCTGGTGCCCAACGTGACCGTGGGACTGCTGTGGATGTGGCTGCTCGACACCAACCTCGGCCTGGTCAACCATGTACTGAACTCCCTGGGCGTGGGCACCACGGGCTTCTTCACCTCCCCCGACTGGGCGATGCCGAGCGTGGCGGCGGTCAACACCTGGGCCTACACCGGCTACACCGCATTGCTGCTCTACGCCGGCATGCTTCAGGTCCCGCAGTACCTCTACGAGAGCGCCTCGCTGGACGGGGCCGGTGAGTGGCGGATGTTCACGAGGATCACGCTGCCGTTGCTGCGGCCGGTGCTCTCGCTGGTGCTGGTGGTGTCGCTCATCGGCTCGTTCCAGATCTTCGACACGATCGCCGTGACCACCAAGGGCGGGCCGGTCAGCGCCACCCGGGTCATCTACTACTACATCTACGAACAGGCCTTCACCAACTTCCACATGGGCTACGCCTCCGCCGTGGCCGTGGTGCTCGCGCTCATCCTCGGCGTGCTGACGGCCGTACAGATGCGCCTGCTGCGCGCTTCCCGCTCGGACCTGGCCTGA
- a CDS encoding lanthionine synthetase C family protein, with the protein MSGTTEGGSREHATDGSGRSGTREDSAVESPRSLRERAGAVSAEILDRLADPAATMAATRIPARAADDGVAEPIWAELTLGSGSPGLALAFAGASRDAARQVPRAHAYLTAGTRAVSGRPGTAGGVFKGPGALAFAVLLAHRTTGGYVSALQRFDAYQRDLVRTVLPPVEDRPLPTIGHYEVVRGLTGVGRYLLARAESCEEPLTAVLDYLVRLSLGTVEHQGADVPRWWALDAPRIGSEAAFPGGHLNLGLSHGVAGPLALLALAWEKGVRVPRQREAVEATAALLRTWAVADRYGVFWPGYLSFAQWQRGPAAYDGAAKWPAWCYGAPGVSRALQLAGRALGRADFSDLARASVERLLVLPRSAWGIDDHALCHGWAGALHQLGRLNEAWQDPRLAELRDDIAAGLVSAFDPEVPFGLRFTMTKVPFGSDVSGYLDGAAGVALALDSYAAAGTPADWDMPLLLA; encoded by the coding sequence ATGAGCGGCACCACCGAGGGCGGGTCACGGGAGCACGCGACGGACGGGTCCGGGAGGAGCGGGACGCGCGAGGATTCGGCCGTCGAGTCCCCCCGGTCCCTCCGGGAACGGGCCGGAGCCGTCTCCGCCGAGATCCTGGACCGGCTCGCCGATCCCGCCGCCACGATGGCGGCCACGCGTATCCCCGCCCGGGCGGCGGACGACGGGGTGGCCGAGCCGATCTGGGCCGAGCTCACCCTCGGCAGCGGCAGCCCCGGACTGGCACTGGCGTTCGCGGGCGCCTCCCGGGACGCTGCGCGGCAGGTGCCGCGGGCTCACGCGTATCTCACGGCGGGAACCCGCGCCGTCTCGGGGCGGCCCGGCACCGCGGGCGGGGTCTTCAAGGGGCCGGGGGCCCTGGCGTTCGCCGTGCTGCTCGCCCACCGCACCACCGGGGGCTACGTCTCCGCGCTCCAGCGCTTCGACGCCTACCAGCGCGACCTCGTGCGGACCGTCCTGCCGCCCGTGGAGGACCGGCCGCTGCCCACCATCGGTCACTACGAGGTGGTCCGTGGTCTGACCGGCGTGGGCCGCTATCTGCTGGCCCGCGCGGAGAGCTGCGAGGAGCCGCTGACGGCGGTGCTCGACTACCTCGTGCGCCTGTCGCTCGGCACCGTGGAGCACCAGGGTGCGGACGTGCCGCGCTGGTGGGCCCTGGACGCGCCCCGGATCGGCTCCGAGGCGGCGTTCCCCGGCGGCCACCTCAACCTGGGCCTCTCGCACGGCGTCGCCGGGCCGCTCGCCCTGCTGGCCCTGGCCTGGGAGAAGGGTGTGCGGGTGCCGCGGCAGCGGGAGGCCGTGGAGGCGACGGCCGCGCTGCTGCGGACCTGGGCGGTCGCGGACCGATACGGCGTCTTCTGGCCCGGCTACCTCTCCTTCGCCCAGTGGCAACGGGGGCCCGCCGCCTACGACGGCGCCGCGAAGTGGCCGGCCTGGTGCTACGGGGCTCCCGGGGTTTCCCGGGCCCTGCAACTGGCCGGACGGGCGCTCGGCCGGGCGGACTTCTCCGACCTCGCCCGCGCCTCGGTGGAGCGGCTGCTGGTCCTCCCCCGGTCGGCCTGGGGCATCGACGACCACGCCCTGTGCCACGGTTGGGCCGGGGCCCTGCACCAGCTCGGCCGGCTCAACGAAGCGTGGCAGGACCCTCGGCTGGCCGAACTGCGGGACGACATCGCCGCCGGACTCGTCTCCGCCTTCGACCCGGAAGTGCCGTTCGGACTGCGCTTCACGATGACGAAGGTGCCGTTCGGCTCCGATGTCTCCGGCTACCTCGACGGGGCCGCCGGTGTCGCACTCGCCCTGGACTCGTACGCGGCGGCCGGCACACCGGCCGACTGGGACATGCCCTTGCTGCTGGCCTGA
- a CDS encoding lantibiotic dehydratase, translating into MAAESEAHRAAAVFEVREPVLVRMASRPRGAAPATVDAAEPVSGARQLAADPLLGQAVRVASGSLAHSLARLTTDEGASTLGRKRTLSAARTLTRYARRAAARPTPFGLFAGVGTARFGSVAKAEPGTGEVAVRLDGAWLRRRVLAWLGEPAVRRRVDVVLNDLCFVRDGRLYLRTGAQEQSVRDNALVGAVRERARNPVPYADLLGSLTERFPALDAERLDGQLAGLLQHGFLLTSITPHRIDAPLLDGIETVLGGVLPDDARALRNIRAACARHQDDPPGLGGGSWQDALDAVRRLDVPGTGDDAHARPPLHVDLHVPGEFVVPEAVGREVCRYAAAIWEITPQWTTLAYMRDYRERFIERYGTACAVPLGELVDPHRGLGLPSEYGAEPVYARSGPGDEADGPRRAMIGELLQEAVLSGRDLVLTDEVVGRLGEVAGHDPAAAPPRSLELCFQVLSESTAALDRGEFRLLGSPHIGAWTAGATAGRFAAAAGLTDELARLAAESADDTVITAQVELMPHEPRGLNIVQVPRLLPYRIPIGVPDDRRDPRCLDWRSLLVAAGSDGLRLLDPRSGRPVRPVLPHMLALDTQAPPVARFLVDLATARPRVWSGWNWAGHDALPYLPRVRYGRVVAVPGRWLPGRRLRDAARAQGAGAWEQGLDAWRRRLAVPDRLQIARNDQMYPVDLRERWDRDLLRAELTAAHPRFVLYEDLTADGAGLGWNGGHSTEIVVPLAGARRAAGRTAPESAEPARGRTAPPAPPVPVRPAPVRIHLPGEDWLFVKWYAEPSAHDALLTERLPALLSEVEDEVDRWFFLRYQDPEPHLRLRFHGDPEALNGRVLPAISRVSRALVDSGALRTMTLDAYRPESDRYGGEAVQEAAERFFRTDSLSALVQLRALQGPARAVPGAVLAGLGHAVLLESLGDWDWRGWVDRMFTKTVEHEVYQRHRAVADRLIGPGRAVSSAAAVLGVPSLGALWSESPEPRAYGELILSAPEADRDEALLSLLHMRHNRLFGIDRAAEARGYAVLRGAVRTHAGRRRHVSGSGSGR; encoded by the coding sequence GTGGCGGCGGAGTCCGAAGCCCACCGAGCAGCAGCGGTCTTCGAGGTACGGGAGCCCGTACTGGTCCGGATGGCGAGCCGGCCGCGCGGAGCCGCTCCGGCCACGGTCGACGCGGCCGAGCCGGTATCCGGAGCGCGGCAGCTCGCCGCCGATCCCCTGCTCGGCCAGGCGGTCCGGGTCGCCAGCGGTTCGCTGGCCCACAGCCTGGCCCGTCTGACCACTGACGAGGGCGCCTCCACCCTGGGACGCAAGCGGACCCTGAGCGCCGCGCGAACCCTGACCCGGTACGCCCGCCGCGCCGCAGCGCGCCCCACCCCGTTCGGCCTGTTCGCGGGTGTCGGCACGGCCCGGTTCGGTTCCGTGGCCAAGGCCGAGCCGGGAACCGGTGAGGTCGCGGTCCGGCTCGACGGGGCGTGGCTGCGCCGACGGGTCCTGGCCTGGCTCGGGGAGCCCGCCGTCCGCCGACGCGTGGACGTCGTACTCAACGACCTGTGTTTCGTCCGGGACGGGCGGCTGTATCTGCGTACCGGCGCGCAGGAGCAGTCGGTGCGCGACAACGCGCTGGTCGGCGCCGTGCGCGAGCGGGCGCGCAATCCGGTGCCGTACGCGGATCTCCTCGGGTCGCTGACGGAACGCTTCCCGGCGCTGGACGCCGAGCGGCTCGACGGTCAGCTGGCCGGGCTCCTGCAACACGGCTTCCTGCTCACCTCGATCACCCCGCACCGCATCGACGCCCCGCTGCTCGACGGCATCGAGACGGTCCTGGGCGGGGTGCTTCCCGACGACGCGCGGGCGCTGCGGAACATACGGGCGGCCTGCGCCCGGCATCAGGACGATCCTCCGGGGCTGGGCGGCGGCTCCTGGCAGGACGCCCTGGACGCGGTCCGCCGACTCGATGTCCCCGGCACGGGCGACGACGCGCACGCCCGGCCACCTCTGCACGTGGATCTGCACGTGCCCGGCGAGTTCGTCGTCCCCGAGGCGGTCGGCCGGGAGGTGTGCCGGTACGCGGCCGCGATCTGGGAGATCACCCCGCAGTGGACGACGCTGGCGTACATGCGGGACTACCGCGAGCGTTTCATCGAGCGCTACGGCACCGCCTGTGCCGTGCCGTTGGGCGAGCTGGTCGACCCGCACCGCGGTCTCGGTCTGCCCTCCGAGTACGGCGCGGAGCCGGTGTACGCGCGCAGCGGCCCCGGCGACGAGGCGGACGGGCCCAGGCGCGCGATGATCGGCGAGTTGTTGCAGGAGGCCGTCCTGTCCGGCCGTGACCTGGTGCTGACCGACGAGGTCGTAGGGCGTCTCGGCGAGGTCGCCGGGCACGATCCCGCAGCCGCGCCGCCGCGCAGCCTCGAACTCTGCTTCCAGGTGCTCTCCGAGAGCACCGCGGCGCTGGACCGCGGTGAGTTCCGGCTGCTCGGCAGCCCGCACATCGGCGCCTGGACCGCGGGCGCCACCGCGGGCCGGTTCGCGGCGGCGGCCGGCCTCACCGACGAACTCGCCCGGCTGGCCGCCGAGAGCGCCGACGACACGGTGATCACGGCGCAGGTCGAGTTGATGCCCCACGAGCCGCGCGGGCTCAACATCGTCCAAGTGCCCCGGCTGCTGCCGTACCGCATCCCGATCGGCGTACCCGACGACCGGCGCGACCCCCGCTGTCTGGACTGGCGCTCGCTGCTGGTCGCCGCCGGCTCCGACGGACTGCGGCTGCTGGATCCGCGGAGCGGCCGTCCGGTCCGTCCCGTGCTGCCGCACATGCTGGCCCTGGACACCCAGGCCCCGCCGGTGGCCCGGTTCCTCGTGGATCTCGCGACCGCCCGGCCCCGCGTGTGGTCGGGCTGGAACTGGGCGGGGCACGACGCGCTGCCGTATCTGCCGCGGGTCCGGTACGGACGGGTGGTGGCCGTGCCCGGGCGCTGGCTGCCGGGCCGGCGGCTGCGCGACGCGGCCCGGGCACAGGGCGCCGGGGCATGGGAGCAGGGCCTCGACGCCTGGCGCCGGCGGCTGGCCGTACCGGACCGGCTGCAGATCGCGCGCAACGACCAGATGTACCCCGTCGACCTGCGTGAGCGGTGGGACCGGGACCTGTTGCGCGCCGAACTGACCGCCGCACATCCTCGGTTCGTCCTGTACGAGGACCTGACGGCCGACGGCGCCGGGCTCGGCTGGAACGGCGGGCACAGCACGGAGATCGTGGTGCCCCTCGCGGGGGCGCGACGCGCCGCCGGGCGCACGGCGCCGGAGAGTGCCGAGCCGGCGCGGGGACGGACCGCCCCGCCCGCCCCGCCCGTACCCGTCCGGCCTGCTCCGGTCCGGATCCATCTGCCGGGCGAGGACTGGCTGTTCGTCAAGTGGTACGCCGAACCGTCGGCCCACGACGCTCTGCTCACCGAGCGTCTTCCTGCCTTGCTCTCCGAGGTGGAGGACGAGGTCGACCGCTGGTTCTTCCTGCGCTACCAGGACCCCGAGCCGCATCTGCGACTGCGGTTCCACGGCGATCCCGAGGCATTGAACGGCCGGGTGCTGCCCGCGATCAGCCGGGTGTCACGGGCTCTCGTTGACAGCGGAGCCCTGCGGACGATGACCCTCGACGCGTACCGGCCCGAGAGCGACCGGTACGGGGGCGAGGCCGTGCAGGAGGCCGCCGAGCGCTTCTTCCGCACCGACAGCCTGTCGGCGCTCGTCCAGTTGCGCGCGCTGCAGGGTCCCGCGCGGGCGGTCCCCGGTGCCGTGCTCGCCGGGCTCGGCCACGCGGTGCTGCTGGAATCCCTCGGGGACTGGGACTGGCGCGGCTGGGTCGACCGGATGTTCACGAAGACCGTGGAGCACGAGGTCTACCAGCGACACCGGGCCGTCGCGGACCGGCTGATCGGGCCGGGCCGTGCGGTGTCGTCGGCCGCGGCGGTCCTCGGGGTGCCGTCGCTCGGCGCGCTGTGGTCCGAGTCGCCCGAACCACGTGCCTACGGGGAGTTGATCCTGTCCGCCCCGGAGGCCGACCGCGACGAGGCCCTCCTGTCGCTCCTGCACATGCGGCACAACCGGCTGTTCGGCATCGACCGGGCGGCCGAGGCGCGGGGGTACGCGGTGCTGCGTGGCGCGGTACGCACCCATGCCGGCCGCCGGCGGCACGTGAGCGGGAGCGGGAGCGGACGATGA
- the lanA gene encoding SCO0268 family class II lanthipeptide, translating into MRTEIVLSHEAPELDLDLDLRVSDLPEQAAQFGEGTFTSPSSYAIGTRCPICC; encoded by the coding sequence ATGCGTACCGAGATCGTTCTGTCCCACGAAGCCCCCGAGCTCGACCTCGACCTGGACCTCCGCGTCTCCGATCTCCCGGAGCAGGCCGCGCAGTTCGGCGAGGGCACCTTCACGTCGCCGAGCAGCTACGCGATCGGCACGCGCTGCCCCATCTGTTGCTGA